The Elusimicrobiota bacterium nucleotide sequence CGGAAGCGTTCACGCCGAGGGTCCGCTCTTCAGCTATCAGCCCTTCCCTGTCTATGAAGGCGTACGGCTGGGTCTGCTCGGGTATTACTGACATAGCCCAGGTGGTTTCAACGGCGTTTTCGGAGATTCTCATTAAAGCGTATTTTACGGCGGTCTGATAGTCAAGCGGCTTTATCTCGGGGAAAAGCGACGCGGCGTCGGAATTTGTGCATACCACTTCATATTCCGAACTTTCCATCAGAGGCCTCGCGAAGATTTTCGGTACCGGGGTGAGCAAACCTATTATATCCGCGCTCAAGGCCGCCGAAGGAACAACGGCTGACAGGCGGCCAAGATCAGGGAACCAGCGTTTGAGCCCTCTGGCCGCGGCGAAAAACTCAAGCAGTTCGACATAAGTATATATGCCGGAACCGCCTATCTCTATCCTGCGGCCGGCGGTTTCGGGCTTATCCAGGCAGTTTATAAGGTAGGACAGCACGTCCCTTATGGCCACCGGCTGGCAGCGGGTACGCTTGAGATGATGGAAACAGGGGATGAAAGGCAGGCGCTCGACCAGATAGCGGATAATTTCAAAGGAAATACTGCCGGAACCTACTATTATGGCGGCGCGAAACTCCGTGACGCTAAGCCCGCTTTCGGCTAAAATGCGGCCCACGCGCTGCCTGGAAGCGAGGTGTTTTGAAAGGGTCCGGCCCTCAAGGCCGAGCCCGCCGAGATACACGACCCTTTTGACGCCCGCGGACGCGGCCGCCGCGGCAAAATTACGGGCTGAAACTTCCTCATGCCGCTCAAAATCGGCGACATCGGCCATGGAATGGATAAGATAATAGGCGACTTCCACCCCGGCAAGCGCCGCGGAAAGATTTTCGTTTTTGTAAACGTCGCCGCGGACTATTTCCGTTTTCGCGGCCCAGGGTCTTCCCTTAAGGTGATCCGGGTGGCGCGCCAGGCAACGCACCTTGTATCCTTTTTCAAGCAGCCTCGGCACAAGGCGGCCGCCGATATAACCCGTGGCGCCGGTAACAAGAATTTTTTTCATAAAAAAATTCGCCATAAGCAAAGGCGCCGCGCCCGCCATAAGCCATCGGCAGAAAGGCCGCCATAGGCTTTAAGCCATACGCCATAAGCTTATAAAGAAACTCATAAAAAGCATATGGCCTAAAGCATACGGCAGATGGCGCGGCTGGAACAGCCGCATGGCTTATGGCAACTGATTCACACCGGTAACATGGCTCTTTCTTTTGCCCAGTCGCGCAGGGCGTTCACGCTTTCCGATTTTACCACCGAAAGCGGGCGGGTAAGCCGGAGCTGTTCCAATATACCTCCGGTGGAGATGTTTTTACCGGAACCGGAGGCGCTGTAAAGGGCAGAAATGACCGCCTGCTCTATTTCAGCCCCGCTGAAACCTTCCGAGGCAAGGGCGAGCTGCCCCGTGTCAAAAGCGGCGGCCTGAAGCCCGCGTTTGGCCAGGTGTACGCGGAATATTTCCTGACGGGCGAAAGTATCGGGCAGATCGGCAAAAAATATCTCGTCAAAGCGGCCTTTGCGCAAAAGCTCGGGAGGCAGATTGTCTATATCGTTTGAAGTGGCGGCGATAAAAGACCTATCGCTGCGCTCCTGCATCCAGGTCAGCATCTCGCCAAGCACGCGCTTTGACACCCCGCCGTCTATTTCCCCTGAGGAGGAGGCGAATATTTTTTCTATTTCATCTATCCAAAGGCATACAGGCGACAGGCTTTCCACCGTTTTAAGGGCCTTGCGCAGATTTTCCTCGGTTTCGCCTATATACTTTGAATAAAGCCGGTTCAGGTCAAGGCGGTATAAAGGAAGGCCCAGCTCGCCCGCCGCCACCTTGGCCGCCAGGCTCTTGCCGCAGCCCTGCACGCCCAGCAGCAGTACGCCTTTCGGCGGAGGCAAATTAGCGGGCGCTCCGGGAAGGAACGATCTTTTTCTCTCATTCAGCCAGCGCTTTAAATTCGCATAGCCGGCCATGGCGGAATCCGGCTCGGAGCCGAAATATTCAAGTATCCCGTCACGGTCAAAGGCCTCTTTTTTGAACCTGTCTATTTCGGCCAGGTCCGCGGCGTTAAGGATATTGTCTTTCGTGATGCAGACGTTGAGAATATTTCTTATCTGCTGCAGAGACAGCCCTTTAAGCCCCCTCACCATGCGCATTAGATCCTCCGCGGAGAGATCCACCGAAACGCGCACAACGGAAGTTTTAAAGTCGGCCACCGTACGGTTTATCTCGGCCATGATCTCGCGCTCATCCGGATATCCGCCGGAGATGCGCGCCGCAAACGAGGAGATATCCGGCGGGATCTTTTGCCCGGAACCGAGCAGAACGAGCGTTGTGGGCGTGTCTTTTATAGCCGATAAAAGATCCTTGAACAGCCTGGAAACGACCGCGTCTTCAAGGAATTTATGCAGATCGCTCAGCGCGAAAACAGCTCTGCCGCCTTCTTTAATGATATCGCCGGCGAGCTTCAGCATGGTTACCGGCTCGCCTGACTGATAAAAAGAGTTTTCGTTCTTTCCCGCGCGCAACCCCTTGGTAAGGCTCCAGCTGTAGAAACCAAAAGAAATATTTTCAGATATGGAGTAAAGCGCTTTGAGGATATAATCCTCGTCCATGGTATCAACAAGCACCAGCGGATAGCGGGATTTTATAAGGAGGGTGATTTCTTCTTCAAAGTTCATAGGAAACGGCAGGGGATAGCGACTAGCGAATAGGGGTTAGGGCAGAGGTTGTATTTGCAGAAATAAGAAACTCCTTCCCTAAACCCCTAGCCGCTAATCCCTAACCACTGAAATTATTGGTGCGCCCGGCAGGAATCGAACCTGCACTAGAAGCTTCGGAGGCTCCTGTGATATCCATTTCACCACGGGCGCATCTGTCGCATCCCGCGCCGCACTGCACAGCGCGCGGGACGGATTAACCGCCGGGCTTTATAAGGTGGCGCCCGGTGCTCCACGAGGGGAACTAAGTTCCCCTTCGTCGCTTGCTTTCCGCCTTTGGCGGACGCTCGCTGAACCCCTTCTAAGGGGTACCCGCGCTCACTTACGAAGGTATTCGCGCGGGCTTATCACTCGCATCCCGCGCCGCACTGCACAGCGCGCGGGACGGATTGGCCGCCGGCCTTTAATCGGTAACGGCCGGTGCTCTACGAGGGGAACTAAGTTCCCCTTCGTCGTTCGCTCTGCCGCCTTTGGCGGCTCGCTCACTGAACCCTTTTTAAAGGGTACCCGCGCTCACTAGCCTATGGCTGTGCCGTATAAAGGGCTATGCCCATCAGACGGCCTAACGAAGGTAATCGCGCGGGCTTATTGAATTACGCGACACTCAGACTCTCAGACGCTTAGACTCTCTACGCCTGCTTCACAAATGCTTTTTTACTATTTCAAGCAACTGAGTTTTAAAAAAACTTAAATTATCCGGGGCGGAGCCGCCGCCCTGGGCGAAGTCTTTTCTTCCGCCGCCAGAACCCTTAAGCAGAACAGACACTTCTTTGGCCACGCTGGAGGCGTTTAACTTGTCATTCTTCAGATCAGCCGAGGCCGACACAACAAAAGACATTTTTCCTTCCGTCAGCGAGAATAAAAAAAGCAGCGCGTTGCTGCGCTTAAGCGTAAGCTGGTCGGAGAGATGGCGCAGGGCCGGTATCTGTGAGCCCGCGGCTTCAACTATTACAAGCTTGGCCGAACCGTTCAGATCCAATTCCTCTTCGGCGCCTTCGCCCTGCGCGGCCGCGGCTTTTAGTTTTACGGTCTGGCTTTTTTTAAGGTTTTCCATCAGTTGCGAAATCCTTGCTTCCAGCTCTTCCGGCGGAACGGCGAAACGGGCTGAAAGCGCCTCGGTCACGGAAGCGAGTTTTGCCAGGTGCTCAAGCGCCGCCGGTCCCGCCACCCCCTCTATACGCCTGACTCCCCGGGAAACCGAGGAATCCTTGAGTATCTTGATTATTACAAGTTCGCCTAGGGCGTCTATATGCGTGCCGCCGCACAGTTCCAAGCTGTAGCGGTTTTTGGCGTCATCCCAGCCGCCTTTGTTCACAAGCACGAAACGGGCGGGATCCATGTACTTTTCGCCTAAAAGGGTTACCGCTCCGAAAAACTCGGCGTCTTTCAGCGGGCGCTCCATTTTAAACACCCGGTAATTTTCGGCCACCGCGGCGTTGGCTATTTCTTCAACCTTGGCAAGCTCTTCTTTGGTGGGCGTTTTGGCGACCGTATAGTCAAAACGGAATTTATCAGCGGTAACCAGCGACCCGGCCTGGCGCGTACCGGGACCCATAACCTGTTTTAA carries:
- a CDS encoding DUF2867 domain-containing protein, whose product is MKKILVTGATGYIGGRLVPRLLEKGYKVRCLARHPDHLKGRPWAAKTEIVRGDVYKNENLSAALAGVEVAYYLIHSMADVADFERHEEVSARNFAAAAASAGVKRVVYLGGLGLEGRTLSKHLASRQRVGRILAESGLSVTEFRAAIIVGSGSISFEIIRYLVERLPFIPCFHHLKRTRCQPVAIRDVLSYLINCLDKPETAGRRIEIGGSGIYTYVELLEFFAAARGLKRWFPDLGRLSAVVPSAALSADIIGLLTPVPKIFARPLMESSEYEVVCTNSDAASLFPEIKPLDYQTAVKYALMRISENAVETTWAMSVIPEQTQPYAFIDREGLIAEERTLGVNASALRVFKTFCGIGGGRGWFYLNWLWTLRALMDRAAGGIGMRRGRRHPDIIGQGEPLDFWRVERVMEGRLILLRAEMKLPGKGWLEFEALPRVSGDSVLRQTAYFEPRGFLGNIYWYGLYPVHKIIFAGLITQIKKRAENYK
- a CDS encoding AAA family ATPase, producing MNFEEEITLLIKSRYPLVLVDTMDEDYILKALYSISENISFGFYSWSLTKGLRAGKNENSFYQSGEPVTMLKLAGDIIKEGGRAVFALSDLHKFLEDAVVSRLFKDLLSAIKDTPTTLVLLGSGQKIPPDISSFAARISGGYPDEREIMAEINRTVADFKTSVVRVSVDLSAEDLMRMVRGLKGLSLQQIRNILNVCITKDNILNAADLAEIDRFKKEAFDRDGILEYFGSEPDSAMAGYANLKRWLNERKRSFLPGAPANLPPPKGVLLLGVQGCGKSLAAKVAAGELGLPLYRLDLNRLYSKYIGETEENLRKALKTVESLSPVCLWIDEIEKIFASSSGEIDGGVSKRVLGEMLTWMQERSDRSFIAATSNDIDNLPPELLRKGRFDEIFFADLPDTFARQEIFRVHLAKRGLQAAAFDTGQLALASEGFSGAEIEQAVISALYSASGSGKNISTGGILEQLRLTRPLSVVKSESVNALRDWAKERAMLPV